A genomic stretch from Petrimonas mucosa includes:
- a CDS encoding transposase, translating to MQYFLGLEAFTYEYEQVMTPSLLVSIRKRIDLDVFESLTDDLIRKGLKLKSGVQDKEVDGDSKDNDDDPDPHPGNKGKLQMDATVCDADIKYSTDLDLLNEGRQKAEDLIDKLCLKPGVQDKPRTYRRAARKEFLSVSKMKRKPAYVLRKAIRKQINYLKRDVRIINKMLDTIKDEPIPFERRQLKYFFVIQHLLEQQETMYKKKSHQVEDRIVSIHQPHVRPIVRGKAKAKTEFGAKINISLLDGYARVDHFHWDAFNEGQDLQSQVERFRKLTGKYPELVQVDKIYLTRENRRFLKEKRIRYTGEPLGRKPAKEIKSKYQKRKERREAAERNQVEGKFGQGKRGYGLNDIRARLSSTSRSWIGAIIFVMNLIRHMRDIPLPYFVSLLQKLMIVRNINIYPLGPQMKLCA from the coding sequence ATGCAGTATTTTCTTGGTCTCGAAGCTTTCACCTATGAATATGAACAGGTGATGACACCGTCACTGCTGGTATCCATCAGAAAGCGAATCGATCTGGACGTCTTTGAATCATTGACAGATGATTTGATAAGGAAAGGGTTGAAGCTGAAATCCGGAGTACAAGATAAAGAGGTTGATGGGGATTCGAAGGATAATGATGACGACCCCGATCCGCATCCGGGTAACAAGGGTAAGCTTCAAATGGACGCAACGGTCTGTGATGCGGACATCAAGTATTCCACAGACCTGGATTTGTTGAACGAAGGCCGTCAAAAGGCAGAAGACCTGATTGATAAACTGTGTTTGAAACCGGGAGTTCAGGATAAACCCCGCACATACAGGAGAGCAGCGCGCAAGGAGTTCCTGAGTGTGTCGAAAATGAAGAGAAAACCAGCCTACGTGTTACGAAAAGCGATACGCAAGCAGATCAACTACCTGAAACGGGATGTACGGATTATTAACAAGATGCTGGACACCATAAAGGATGAACCGATTCCTTTCGAGAGGCGGCAACTGAAATATTTTTTTGTCATCCAGCATCTGCTGGAACAACAGGAGACAATGTACAAGAAGAAGAGCCATCAGGTAGAAGATCGCATCGTGAGCATTCATCAGCCGCATGTTCGCCCTATTGTCCGTGGCAAGGCCAAGGCCAAGACGGAGTTTGGAGCAAAGATCAACATCAGTCTGTTGGATGGCTATGCCAGGGTAGATCATTTCCACTGGGATGCGTTCAATGAGGGGCAGGATCTTCAGTCACAGGTTGAACGCTTCAGGAAGCTGACAGGGAAGTATCCGGAGCTGGTTCAGGTGGACAAGATATATCTTACCCGGGAGAACAGACGGTTCTTGAAAGAGAAAAGAATCCGCTACACCGGGGAACCACTGGGACGAAAGCCGGCAAAAGAGATCAAGAGCAAATACCAAAAACGTAAAGAGCGACGAGAGGCTGCAGAACGCAACCAGGTTGAAGGGAAGTTTGGTCAAGGCAAGCGTGGATATGGTTTAAATGATATCCGGGCCAGACTCTCCTCGACGTCAAGGAGTTGGATAGGGGCTATCATTTTTGTGATGAATCTGATCCGGCATATGAGGGATATTCCCTTACCTTATTTTGTCTCGTTACTACAGAAGTTAATGATAGTGAGAAATATAAACATTTATCCACTCGGGCCACAAATGAAATTGTGTGCCTGA
- a CDS encoding YihY/virulence factor BrkB family protein: MLRREKRVSKPEEEEKSGLFERIRFQVKEWIHFLSYEIWRLNPENFSNKKNVLHNVLKVTMLTVRGVQEQNLGASSRSLTYRTILSLVPMLAVLFAIARGFGFEKILESQIFDFFSSGESESVIAPPGPKTTTDTVAILTDSVEGAAQAIIAESVRRADALDVNGSISGTTSFTIETIIGLVNNSLEHAQGGVFAGIGVILLLYTVILLFSDIENSFNRIWGVKKGRSIQRRAVDYFALILLLPIFAVLNYSLTAIIQASTGPFGEFSHILDPVVSQVLNILPFLVMIITLTLLYRYMPNTKVKWGSALIGGIVGGIAIQIFQMIYLNGQLWIANYNAIYGAFAAIPLLLLWVQMSWFIVLIGAELSFSAQNVRKFSFDRETKNISRRFRDFFTIMIASVIVRRFAQGKSPLTADQISMRCKVPIKLTNDIIDELHKLQVILPTPTPEDERVMAYQPAIDINLLTVNNLIARIDKEGSEDFLIDLEGDFARHWNALMDTRMSVYESSTDVLLKDL, from the coding sequence ATGTTGAGAAGGGAAAAAAGAGTTTCGAAGCCTGAAGAGGAGGAAAAATCGGGACTGTTCGAAAGGATCAGGTTTCAGGTAAAGGAGTGGATTCACTTCCTCTCCTACGAAATCTGGCGGTTGAACCCCGAGAATTTCTCCAACAAGAAGAACGTTCTGCACAACGTCCTCAAGGTTACCATGCTTACCGTAAGAGGTGTGCAGGAGCAGAACCTTGGCGCCAGCTCCCGTTCGTTGACCTACCGTACAATCCTGTCGCTCGTTCCGATGCTGGCGGTTCTGTTTGCCATTGCACGCGGATTCGGATTCGAAAAGATTCTCGAAAGTCAGATTTTCGATTTTTTCAGCAGCGGGGAGAGTGAATCGGTAATTGCCCCGCCCGGACCGAAAACGACCACCGATACTGTTGCGATACTGACCGATTCTGTTGAAGGTGCTGCGCAGGCAATTATTGCGGAGAGCGTGCGAAGAGCCGACGCTCTGGATGTAAACGGCTCGATTTCAGGAACCACCTCTTTCACTATCGAGACAATTATCGGGCTTGTAAATAACTCGCTGGAGCATGCCCAGGGTGGCGTTTTTGCCGGTATCGGTGTTATCTTGCTGCTCTATACCGTCATTCTCCTCTTTTCGGATATCGAGAACAGTTTTAACCGTATCTGGGGAGTAAAAAAGGGACGCTCCATTCAGCGAAGAGCGGTTGACTATTTTGCACTGATCCTGCTGTTGCCGATTTTTGCAGTGCTCAATTATAGTCTTACTGCTATCATTCAGGCATCTACCGGTCCGTTTGGTGAGTTCAGCCATATCCTCGATCCGGTAGTGAGCCAGGTGTTGAATATCCTACCCTTCCTGGTAATGATCATTACCTTGACACTGCTCTACCGCTATATGCCCAATACCAAGGTGAAATGGGGCAGTGCGTTGATCGGCGGAATTGTGGGGGGTATCGCTATCCAGATTTTTCAGATGATCTACCTGAACGGACAGCTCTGGATTGCAAACTACAATGCCATATACGGAGCCTTCGCAGCCATTCCGCTATTGCTGCTCTGGGTACAGATGTCCTGGTTTATCGTGTTGATTGGTGCCGAGCTCTCCTTTTCGGCGCAAAATGTACGCAAATTCTCGTTCGACCGGGAGACGAAAAATATCAGTCGCCGTTTCAGGGATTTCTTCACCATCATGATCGCATCGGTGATTGTGCGTCGCTTTGCCCAGGGAAAATCTCCGCTTACGGCCGATCAGATCTCGATGAGATGCAAGGTTCCCATCAAATTGACCAATGACATTATTGACGAGCTTCACAAGCTTCAGGTGATTCTGCCTACACCCACGCCGGAGGATGAACGTGTCATGGCCTATCAGCCGGCTATCGATATCAATCTGCTTACCGTTAATAACCTGATAGCGAGGATAGACAAGGAGGGTTCGGAAGACTTTCTGATTGATCTGGAGGGGGATTTTGCCCGCCATTGGAATGCCTTGATGGATACACGCATGTCGGTTTACGAATCTTCCACCGATGTGTTGTTGAAGGATCTGTAG
- a CDS encoding LytTR family DNA-binding domain-containing protein — MIVFTAVFALLFINIFQPFGSRSWYPAISDLKYFTFSSLIILTGMLVVVVSRVILALYSRKNDLLYWQYALWILCEVLAMAVFYSLFSKFVPKEGADRDFMEIFHQSAVNTALVLLLPYAISWLYFSWKEKSMLLATMGQEKNGELHARSVVVFPDEKGDLKISIALENLLYIESADNYTTIYYLNKSRQSRFLLRNSLKWMEENLTKDTPLVRCHRSYIVNMEKVKILKKEKGGIVLELDAEDTPDLPVSKTYYDSFMHKFSQYTV; from the coding sequence ATGATTGTATTCACTGCGGTTTTTGCCCTGCTATTCATCAATATCTTTCAGCCTTTCGGTTCAAGATCATGGTATCCGGCCATCTCCGATTTAAAGTACTTCACTTTTTCCAGCCTGATTATCCTTACCGGGATGCTGGTGGTGGTGGTCAGCCGCGTGATTCTTGCCCTCTATTCGAGGAAAAACGATCTTCTTTACTGGCAATACGCTCTCTGGATCTTGTGCGAGGTGCTGGCCATGGCGGTCTTCTATTCGCTTTTTTCCAAGTTTGTACCCAAAGAGGGTGCCGACAGGGACTTCATGGAGATCTTTCATCAGAGTGCTGTAAATACAGCGTTGGTGCTGCTGCTGCCCTATGCCATTTCGTGGCTCTACTTCTCATGGAAGGAGAAGAGCATGTTGCTGGCTACCATGGGGCAGGAGAAAAATGGTGAACTACATGCAAGGAGTGTGGTTGTGTTTCCCGACGAGAAGGGTGACCTGAAAATCTCCATCGCCCTGGAGAATCTGCTTTACATTGAATCTGCCGATAATTACACCACCATCTACTACCTGAATAAATCGAGGCAATCACGTTTTCTGCTTCGCAACTCCTTGAAATGGATGGAGGAGAACCTGACAAAAGATACACCCCTTGTGCGTTGTCACCGCTCCTATATTGTCAACATGGAGAAGGTAAAGATCCTCAAAAAGGAGAAGGGCGGGATTGTGCTGGAGCTGGATGCTGAGGATACGCCCGATCTTCCCGTATCGAAAACCTATTACGACTCTTTTATGCACAAGTTTTCCCAATATACGGTCTGA
- a CDS encoding ABC transporter ATP-binding protein, with amino-acid sequence MIQVRNLIKEFEGRLVLDDITTSFKKGAVNMIIGKSGSGKTVFLKCLIGLIQPSSGEIRYEGRNITEMRAREVKRLRRDMGMLFQGSALFDSKTVLENVMFPLDMFSRKNQRERKKRAEFCLERVNLSHAADLYPSEISGGMMKRAAIARAIALNPRYLFCDEPNSGLDPKTSQLIDELISDITADFGITSIVVSHDMNSVMNIGDNIIFLNEGILEWQGSRDRIMDAKNEKLNEFVFASELFKKIKVADYIISESNASEQQDG; translated from the coding sequence ATGATTCAGGTAAGAAATTTAATCAAAGAATTCGAAGGACGTCTCGTTCTCGACGATATTACGACTTCCTTTAAAAAAGGAGCCGTGAATATGATCATCGGAAAGAGCGGTTCGGGCAAAACGGTTTTTTTGAAATGTCTTATCGGCTTGATACAGCCCAGTTCTGGTGAGATCAGGTATGAAGGCCGGAATATTACCGAGATGCGTGCGAGGGAGGTGAAACGGCTGCGCCGCGACATGGGGATGCTCTTTCAGGGATCTGCCCTGTTCGATTCCAAGACGGTGCTGGAGAATGTGATGTTCCCGCTGGACATGTTTTCGCGAAAGAATCAACGAGAAAGAAAAAAACGTGCCGAATTCTGTCTGGAAAGGGTAAACCTCTCACATGCGGCAGATCTTTATCCGTCGGAGATATCGGGCGGTATGATGAAGCGGGCTGCCATTGCAAGAGCCATTGCATTGAACCCGAGGTATCTCTTCTGCGATGAACCCAACTCAGGGCTCGATCCGAAAACCTCGCAGCTTATCGATGAACTGATTTCGGACATTACGGCAGATTTCGGCATTACCTCCATCGTGGTTTCTCACGACATGAACTCGGTGATGAATATCGGAGACAACATCATCTTTCTGAACGAGGGCATACTGGAGTGGCAGGGATCACGCGACAGGATCATGGATGCCAAAAATGAGAAGCTGAACGAGTTTGTCTTTGCTTCAGAGTTGTTTAAAAAGATAAAGGTGGCCGACTACATCATCTCGGAAAGCAATGCTTCGGAACAACAAGATGGGTAG
- the sufC gene encoding Fe-S cluster assembly ATPase SufC encodes MANLLKITNLHAVVENKEILKGINLEVNKGEIHAIMGPNGSGKSTLASVLAGNPKFEVTRGSVTFNGKELLDMDPADRAKEGIFLSFQYPIEIPGVSMVNFMRAALNEQRKYRGEEQISASNFLKLMRDKRELLGIDSQLVSRSVNEGFSGGEKKRNEIFQMAMLDPTLAILDETDSGLDIDALRIVASGVNALHRPEKATLVITHYQRLLDYIQPDVVHVLYNGKIIKTGGPDLALELEERGYDWLVNP; translated from the coding sequence ATGGCTAATTTATTGAAGATAACAAATCTACATGCAGTAGTAGAAAATAAAGAGATCCTGAAGGGTATCAATCTGGAGGTAAATAAGGGCGAGATTCACGCCATCATGGGTCCCAACGGATCGGGAAAAAGTACACTGGCCTCCGTTCTTGCAGGTAATCCGAAATTCGAGGTGACTCGAGGCAGTGTTACATTCAACGGCAAGGAGCTGCTCGATATGGATCCTGCCGACCGGGCCAAGGAGGGAATCTTCCTCAGTTTCCAGTATCCGATCGAGATTCCTGGGGTAAGCATGGTCAATTTCATGCGAGCAGCGTTGAATGAGCAGCGCAAGTACAGGGGCGAGGAGCAGATCTCAGCCTCTAACTTCCTGAAACTGATGCGCGACAAGCGCGAACTGCTCGGTATCGACAGTCAGCTTGTAAGCCGTTCGGTTAATGAAGGGTTTTCGGGTGGGGAGAAGAAGCGTAACGAAATTTTCCAGATGGCGATGCTTGATCCTACCCTGGCTATCCTCGATGAGACCGATTCAGGGCTGGATATCGACGCTTTGCGGATCGTGGCTTCCGGAGTAAATGCGTTGCACCGTCCCGAGAAGGCTACGCTTGTAATTACCCACTATCAAAGGCTTCTCGACTATATTCAACCCGATGTGGTTCACGTGCTCTACAACGGAAAGATTATCAAAACCGGAGGGCCGGATCTGGCGCTTGAGCTCGAGGAGAGAGGATATGACTGGCTTGTGAATCCCTAA
- a CDS encoding cysteine desulfurase — MINLADIRADFPILSRLVHGKPLVYLDNGATTQKPECVIDKIREIYCSVNANVHRGVHFLSQAATDEHEASRRTVQEFIGAASSNEIVFTRGTTEAINLIASSYCREFCKPGDEVIISAMEHHSNIVPWQLQATISGIKLRVLPISDEGELLLEELEKMISSRTKLIAITHVSNVLGTVTPIGKIIEIAHRYDVPVLVDAAQSVQHMAVDVQQIDCDFLVFSSHKIYGPTGIGVLYGKEKWLEKLPPYQGGGEMIASVSFEKTTFAALPFKFEAGTPDYVGSAALATALDYLSRIGLEKIARYEHDLLTYATEQLSTIDNLKIYGTASDKCSVISFLVEGIHHYDMGVLLDTMGIAVRTGHHCAEPLMRRLGVEGTVRASFAIYNTREEIDLLVNGIRRIVKMF, encoded by the coding sequence ATGATCAATCTAGCTGACATACGGGCAGACTTTCCCATCCTTTCGCGTCTGGTGCACGGGAAGCCGCTTGTTTATCTCGACAACGGGGCTACTACCCAGAAGCCTGAATGTGTGATCGACAAGATCCGGGAGATCTATTGTTCCGTGAATGCCAACGTGCACCGCGGTGTACATTTTTTGAGCCAGGCCGCCACCGACGAGCACGAAGCATCGAGAAGAACGGTGCAGGAGTTTATCGGTGCCGCTTCTTCAAACGAGATTGTCTTTACACGCGGTACCACGGAAGCCATTAACCTGATTGCCTCATCTTACTGTAGGGAGTTTTGCAAACCTGGCGATGAGGTGATTATCTCTGCGATGGAACATCACTCCAATATTGTTCCCTGGCAATTGCAGGCGACGATCTCGGGGATTAAGCTACGGGTGCTGCCCATCTCGGATGAGGGCGAGCTCCTTCTGGAGGAGCTGGAGAAGATGATCTCCTCCCGCACGAAACTGATCGCGATCACGCACGTCTCAAATGTCCTCGGGACAGTCACGCCGATTGGCAAAATCATTGAAATCGCGCACCGTTACGATGTTCCGGTGCTGGTTGACGCTGCGCAATCGGTACAACATATGGCGGTTGATGTGCAACAGATCGATTGCGATTTTTTAGTCTTCTCGTCACACAAAATTTATGGTCCTACCGGCATCGGTGTGCTCTACGGTAAAGAGAAGTGGCTCGAAAAGCTTCCTCCCTATCAGGGTGGGGGGGAGATGATTGCATCAGTCTCATTCGAAAAGACCACCTTTGCCGCCTTGCCTTTCAAGTTCGAGGCAGGTACACCCGACTATGTGGGCTCTGCGGCGCTTGCCACGGCACTCGATTATCTCTCCCGGATCGGTCTGGAAAAGATTGCCCGGTACGAGCATGACCTGCTGACATATGCTACTGAGCAGTTGTCCACTATCGATAACCTCAAGATCTACGGTACTGCATCCGATAAATGCAGTGTAATCTCCTTTCTTGTGGAAGGTATTCATCATTACGACATGGGGGTGCTGCTCGATACGATGGGAATCGCTGTCAGAACCGGGCACCACTGTGCCGAACCGTTGATGCGACGCCTCGGCGTCGAGGGAACGGTCCGTGCATCCTTTGCCATCTATAACACCAGGGAGGAGATCGATCTCCTGGTGAACGGCATCCGCCGGATAGTGAAGATGTTTTGA
- a CDS encoding MlaE family ABC transporter permease, with protein MVSSLESIGEYVELMRRVMAPPDRAREFFKEFSKEVYKLGVNSIWLVMIISFFIGAVIVMQIAINVASPLLPRFTVGVVSREIILLEFSSTIMCLILSGKVGSNIASEIGTMRVTEQIDALDIMGVNSANYLIMPKVSAFVFFMPVLVALSMFLGLFGGYIICLFTGTPPVSTYIYGIQFFFRESFVWTSIVKSMIYGFIIASVSAYFGYRVKGGSLEVGKASTDSVVINNILILAADLVFTQLVMG; from the coding sequence ATTGTAAGTTCTTTAGAGAGTATCGGCGAATATGTCGAGCTCATGCGAAGAGTGATGGCTCCGCCCGACCGAGCACGAGAATTTTTCAAGGAGTTTTCGAAGGAGGTGTATAAACTGGGGGTCAACTCCATCTGGCTGGTAATGATCATCTCCTTTTTTATCGGTGCGGTTATTGTAATGCAGATTGCCATTAACGTGGCTTCGCCGTTGCTGCCCCGCTTTACGGTGGGAGTGGTCTCCCGCGAGATTATTCTGCTGGAGTTCTCTTCCACCATCATGTGTCTGATCCTCTCCGGGAAAGTGGGATCCAATATCGCTTCCGAGATAGGCACGATGCGTGTAACGGAACAGATAGATGCGCTGGATATTATGGGGGTAAATTCGGCCAATTACCTGATTATGCCCAAGGTCTCGGCGTTTGTCTTCTTCATGCCTGTACTGGTGGCATTGAGCATGTTTCTTGGCCTTTTCGGCGGGTACATCATCTGCCTTTTTACCGGAACTCCCCCTGTCTCAACGTACATATACGGAATTCAATTTTTCTTTCGGGAGAGTTTTGTCTGGACCTCCATCGTGAAATCGATGATTTACGGCTTTATCATCGCTTCGGTTTCCGCCTATTTCGGTTATCGAGTTAAAGGCGGATCACTTGAGGTGGGCAAAGCGAGTACCGACTCGGTTGTGATCAACAATATCCTGATACTGGCTGCCGATTTGGTTTTCACGCAATTGGTCATGGGTTGA
- the sufD gene encoding Fe-S cluster assembly protein SufD, which yields MMIEQQYIDLFNDYRSEIDANSVAGLNRHRDAAFEAFCRLGFPTSKLEDYKHSDLSRAFDGDLGLNLRNIPIPVDPYEAFKCDVPNLNTNVYFLINDRFYANGHQQAPLPDGVFVGSLQRFSETHPDIFNKHYAKIGDCSANGVVAYNTMFAQDGFVIYVPENVTVDKPLQLINILRGGVDLNVNRRILVIAEKNAHVKLLVCDHTVDEVEFVVTQVAEIVAGRDAQVDFYELEENSVKVKLLNNVFAEQAENSNVTVSTITLHNGFTRNNYRFRLLGEHAEAHIGGLAICDKEQHIDNYAFLEHAVPNCHSNELFKYALQERSTGVFCGRILVDKGAQKTLAYQNNKNLITSEEARIFSKPQLEIYADDVKCSHGLTTGQIDQDALFYLQARGIPEEEARMLLMVAFTQDVVDLVRIEMLQDRLIQLINKRFRGELMRCGNCEVCK from the coding sequence ATGATGATTGAACAACAATATATCGATTTATTCAACGATTACCGGAGTGAGATCGATGCAAATTCAGTGGCGGGATTAAACCGTCACCGTGATGCCGCTTTTGAGGCGTTCTGCAGGCTGGGATTTCCCACGTCGAAACTTGAAGATTACAAACATTCTGATCTCTCTCGCGCATTTGACGGTGATTTAGGGCTGAACCTGCGGAACATACCCATACCGGTCGATCCGTATGAAGCTTTCAAGTGCGATGTGCCCAACCTCAACACCAACGTCTATTTTCTGATAAACGACCGGTTCTATGCCAACGGTCATCAGCAGGCTCCACTTCCTGACGGTGTTTTTGTAGGCAGTCTGCAACGGTTCTCCGAAACCCATCCCGACATCTTCAACAAACATTATGCTAAAATTGGGGACTGCTCCGCGAATGGGGTGGTGGCCTACAACACGATGTTTGCACAGGATGGCTTTGTAATCTACGTTCCCGAGAATGTCACTGTCGACAAGCCTCTTCAGTTGATCAACATCCTCAGGGGCGGGGTCGATCTGAACGTGAACCGTCGCATCCTTGTCATAGCTGAGAAGAATGCCCACGTAAAACTGCTTGTCTGTGACCATACGGTTGATGAGGTGGAGTTTGTGGTGACGCAGGTTGCGGAAATTGTTGCCGGTAGGGATGCCCAGGTCGATTTTTATGAACTGGAAGAGAACTCGGTGAAGGTGAAGTTGTTGAACAACGTTTTTGCCGAACAGGCGGAAAATTCCAATGTGACGGTCTCAACGATCACGCTGCACAACGGCTTTACGCGGAACAATTACCGGTTCCGTCTGCTGGGAGAACATGCCGAGGCCCATATCGGGGGACTGGCAATTTGCGACAAGGAGCAGCATATCGACAACTACGCATTTTTGGAACATGCCGTTCCCAACTGCCACAGTAACGAGCTCTTCAAGTATGCGCTGCAGGAGAGATCGACAGGTGTCTTCTGCGGAAGAATCCTGGTGGACAAGGGGGCGCAGAAAACGCTGGCTTACCAGAACAACAAGAACCTGATCACCTCGGAAGAGGCCAGGATCTTCTCGAAGCCACAGCTCGAGATTTACGCCGACGATGTGAAGTGCTCGCACGGGTTGACAACCGGACAGATCGACCAGGATGCCCTTTTCTATCTACAGGCCCGTGGAATTCCCGAGGAGGAGGCCCGTATGCTCCTGATGGTAGCTTTTACTCAGGATGTAGTGGACCTCGTCCGTATCGAGATGCTTCAAGATAGGCTCATTCAGCTGATCAACAAGCGTTTCAGGGGTGAACTTATGCGTTGTGGCAATTGTGAGGTGTGCAAATGA
- a CDS encoding TorF family putative porin — MKMKTVVAVTLLCSLWSSLSAQEEKSKWKAGIDLVSSYVWRGLYLSNAAVQPSLVFESGGFSAGAWGSASFDGVMEADLFVGYTFGFGLSLGVTDYYFPSLEGGNDYFDISKESGSHIFELNGSYEISRLRFSANWVLNESRGAGSAGGDKYFEVAYAIGNITLFAGGGDGLQSLSRDLKLTNIGISATKELQITPSFQLPVTCSAIFNPDRERLYLVAALAF, encoded by the coding sequence ATGAAAATGAAAACGGTTGTTGCAGTCACGCTGCTTTGTTCTCTCTGGAGTTCCCTGTCGGCACAGGAGGAGAAATCGAAATGGAAGGCGGGGATCGATCTGGTCAGTTCCTACGTGTGGAGAGGGCTCTACTTGTCGAATGCGGCGGTGCAGCCCTCGCTTGTTTTTGAATCGGGCGGGTTTTCGGCCGGAGCGTGGGGATCGGCCTCTTTCGACGGCGTGATGGAGGCAGACCTCTTTGTCGGGTATACTTTCGGTTTTGGGTTATCGCTGGGAGTTACCGATTACTACTTTCCCTCCCTGGAAGGCGGGAACGATTATTTCGATATCAGCAAGGAGTCAGGGTCTCATATCTTTGAGCTGAACGGCAGTTATGAAATCTCCCGGCTTCGTTTTTCCGCCAACTGGGTCCTGAACGAGTCGCGGGGTGCAGGTTCGGCAGGGGGCGACAAATACTTCGAAGTGGCCTATGCAATTGGCAACATCACCCTCTTTGCCGGAGGGGGCGACGGATTGCAGTCGCTCAGCAGAGATCTTAAACTTACCAATATAGGCATCAGTGCCACCAAGGAGCTGCAGATTACCCCTTCATTCCAGTTGCCGGTCACCTGCAGCGCCATCTTCAACCCCGACAGGGAGAGATTATATCTGGTGGCAGCACTCGCCTTTTAG
- a CDS encoding M48 family metallopeptidase produces MYQYNDQELGKIIVKSNIRAKQIIARKRGDHIQLTVPPGFSPAGLPSVLNEMRRRLMEISSPKEQLITEETLLETYPFTARISRTHLVEKAKMQLKGRELTLLIPAGFELEHPVSQFTVKEMIRHALRHEAKRILTEKTVRFSEKHNLQVNGIRINKSVTRWGSCSRLKSINYSFYTMLLPEKQIDYVVLHELAHTVEMNHGERFWRLLDHLCGEDAKTISRSLNKFESAAYQLLKP; encoded by the coding sequence ATGTATCAATACAACGACCAAGAACTGGGAAAGATCATCGTAAAATCCAACATCCGGGCAAAGCAGATCATTGCCCGGAAAAGAGGGGATCATATCCAGCTGACCGTCCCGCCGGGGTTTTCCCCTGCAGGGCTTCCATCTGTTCTGAATGAGATGCGTCGCCGTTTGATGGAGATCTCCTCGCCCAAAGAGCAGCTGATCACCGAAGAGACCCTGCTGGAGACCTACCCTTTTACGGCAAGAATATCCAGGACACATCTTGTAGAAAAGGCAAAGATGCAGTTGAAGGGGAGAGAGCTGACTCTCCTCATCCCAGCCGGGTTCGAACTGGAACACCCGGTGTCTCAATTTACGGTCAAAGAGATGATCCGACATGCTTTGCGACACGAGGCCAAAAGGATCTTGACGGAGAAAACGGTCCGCTTCTCTGAAAAACACAACCTGCAGGTAAACGGAATCAGGATCAACAAAAGTGTAACACGCTGGGGGAGCTGTTCCCGTCTTAAGAGCATCAATTACTCCTTTTATACGATGCTGCTACCTGAAAAGCAGATCGACTACGTGGTTCTGCACGAACTGGCCCATACGGTTGAGATGAATCACGGCGAAAGATTCTGGAGGCTGCTCGACCATCTTTGCGGTGAGGATGCCAAAACCATCAGCCGATCGCTCAACAAGTTCGAGTCGGCCGCCTATCAGCTGTTGAAGCCATGA